Proteins encoded within one genomic window of Setaria italica strain Yugu1 chromosome IV, Setaria_italica_v2.0, whole genome shotgun sequence:
- the LOC101765402 gene encoding eukaryotic translation initiation factor 1A, translating into MPKNKGKGGKNRKRGKNEADDDKRELVFKEDGQEYAQVTRMLGNGRCEAICVDGTRRLCHIRGKMHKKVWIAAGDIVLVGLRDYQDDKADVILKYMNDEARLLKAYGELPETLRLNEGVDVDGPEDGEEGSDYIQFEDEDIDKI; encoded by the coding sequence ATGCCGAAGAACAAGGGTAAGGGAGGCAAGAACCGGAAGAGGGGAAAGAACGAGGCCGACGACGACAAGCGCGAGCTCGTCTTCAAGGAGGATGGGCAGGAGTACGCGCAGGTGACCCGCATGCTCGGCAACGGCCGCTGCGAGGCCATCTGCGTCGATGGCACGCGCCGCCTCTGCCACATCCGGGGCAAGATGCACAAGAAGGTCTGGATCGCGGCGGGCGACATCGTCCTCGTTGGCCTCCGCGACTACCAGGACGATAAGGCCGACGTCATTCTCAAGTACATGAACGACGAGGCGCGCCTGCTCAAGGCCTACGGGGAGCTCCCCGAGACGCTCAGGCTCAACGAGGGTGTCGACGTCGACGGGCccgaggacggcgaggagggcAGCGACTACATCCAGTTCGAGGACGAGGACATCGACAAGATCTAA